The DNA sequence GCACGAGACCCGTCCAAACCCGACGCCGAAGCAGAACCGTGGCCGTTTCCGGGAGAATCCGACGAGGCAACACTCAGCTACTGCGACGGAGAACCGAACCTGGTGAAGGCGACGCTGTGCTGCGAGGACCGGCCCGGTCTGAACCGGGACCTGACGCATGCGATTCGGTCAGTTCGAGCGAAAGCGGTTCGGGCCGAGATGATGACGGTTGGGGGCCGGACCAAGAGTGCGGTGGTAATTCAATGGCCAGCAGCGTCTGGTGGTGGTGATTCAAAAGAAGGGGTGGAGGTTGGAGCTCTGGAACGGGCATTGAAGGCAGTTATTGAGAATCGGGCTTTAGTGGGATCTGGGATGGGCCGCTTCGTGTTGGGTCAGAAGCGGGCTTGGAATAGTTATGATTCCCCTGATGAGGTTGATTGCACCTTTTTGCTTAACAGAGATGCTAGCAAGTAACCATTTTTGTCTGCATTGAAACAGCCAACACAGGTGCCTATGACCAAAATCCCAATCTAACTGAAATTCCAAGAAGGGAATACCGTTTCCTAGCTAGGATTCTATCTGTTTATAAGATTTGAATTCCAGATTACTGGTTAAGAAATTTAGTTACTTACTCCACCAAAGTACTAAAATTGACCAAAATCCATAAATCTTACTAAAGATTTAAAACTAGATTGTAACTATAAATGACAGTCTTCGTAACGCTATTGGTAAACAATCCCACATGTAATGTTAGTGTTTTCAATGATATTTTGGAtaaaccaaaatatatatatatatgttactgTTTAGCTCCATCCCTTCCTCTCCGTAAATTGAATAAAAGGGAATGCAAGTTCTGACAAGGTAAGAATGAACTATGCTACATCTAAAAGGAACATCATTGTTTATGGGGCTTCAAGTTTGAGGAGGAAGAATGAGGTAAAAGTTGATGAATGTAACTATGGGCTCAATGTAGTGTTGTTGGAATTTGACACTGACAAATCCTAAAAGATGGTTTTtcacctgttctttaatttatagGTGGCATTTATAAGGTTGATTTTGTTAATGGGTTTGGAGTTTTCTTGGCTCCTAttgattatatttatatgtttgaaGACAAAGGATTGCCAATGTTTCCTCTAGGTTGATGATATTGAAAGTGGATGGGTAGATTAGACAGAAGTGCTAATTGGAGCAAAAAAAGATTAAACAAATGCTATTGTTCAAGTGAATTTGATCAGATGAAGTGATATGATGAAGCCAAGATAAAGATTGTGATGAAGATAGTGAAGCTTAAAAGGGAAATTTGATCTATAAGGGTGTGACTTGTTACCCTTTTGTTTTGGTTTTCGTTGTATTTCCCCATGAACATGTGCTAAGGATGTAGTATTGTTGTATATGTCTATGTTTTTGATGATTATGTTTACTTGTTTTATTTTGTCATTTAGTTACCTTGAATGGTGTTGGTGGTTAGGGATGACAAAATTTTCTGAGACGCGGGGATTCCTGTGGGAACTGCCTCGAATGGGGATCTGACTGTGGGAAATTTTTTCCATGGGGATAAGGATGGGAGACAAAATTTTTCCGAGGCATGCACGGGACCCGAGTGGGGATCCCCGCTCCATCCCCGCTAATTCCcaaaattcataaatttactGAATTGtctttaatagtttatttcttatatattttttagtcatttcacacacacacacacatatatatatatatatatatatatatataaactcaactcataatcctcatttgcataacccttcttcaattcagagatccctaacgTTGTCCATACTCCATCCATCATCTcccttctcaccgcatcgtcacacGTGCTCTCTATTTGCAGCGTTCCTTTCCGTAACTCTGCCGTTGTATCCATTCTCCTCTCTATTGCGCGTTTCCCACCTCATCCACTGCTCTGTCTTCTGGCTTGCCATTGTGCCTCCCTCCCCCTGCATCATTTCGAAAGAAGTTACCATCTTGTcgtttagactttttgtataaaatcttgctaTTTTTGTATAGGATGGATAGTTGCAACtctattcatatgaaaattaataattagttagaactataaGATAGATGGGGAATGTGATCCCCGCGGGGAATGGGTCCTTGTGGAGAATAGAAATGTGGAGCAATATACGAGAAAAACTCAAAGAATTAACAGAATTTATTACTTTTTGTCTGCGTTTTCAGTTATTAATCTAATTTCATTAATTTAGTAATTCAATAACAcctttttaaatattactaaCCAAACTGTTAGCCAAAAACAATCCAATAACAtatttttaaccaaatttttaaacattattaattaaataattagccaaaaataataaattttattgactatgtaatatttttcataattgaCTATATATAATGGACATCAACCTCTTAAAAAACT is a window from the Arachis hypogaea cultivar Tifrunner chromosome 17, arahy.Tifrunner.gnm2.J5K5, whole genome shotgun sequence genome containing:
- the LOC112762547 gene encoding transcription factor bHLH30-like; amino-acid sequence: MLPFGGRFYGFESWLDQPHQHDSSPSDGFFVPEAPFKATDLLFDGAGRSSKLDNNRKSTEACKSHREAERRRRQRINAHLSTLRSLLPNTAKADKASLLAEVVKHVKRLKKEADDVARDPSKPDAEAEPWPFPGESDEATLSYCDGEPNLVKATLCCEDRPGLNRDLTHAIRSVRAKAVRAEMMTVGGRTKSAVVIQWPAASGGGDSKEGVEVGALERALKAVIENRALVGSGMGRFVLGQKRAWNSYDSPDEVDCTFLLNRDASK